Proteins found in one Kangiella sediminilitoris genomic segment:
- a CDS encoding DUF3466 family protein gives MKLLKTKTILTLSLLTVFSNLQAAPYEIVDLGGLDGNASVARDINEAGVSVGYANGPLKDNGFRTFNSHGVQFDESGNIDFGVLTDGTISDAFGINDAMVAVGLSNEISEVEENGVVDTVSSNFAVIFEGGVVTKIPPKDRLNGTTAYAINNNGLILISGDYDVDPEDDTGPVERGFVYDRNNDTYSMAIPISDGANRASALTDINDSNQVIGFSVAIVNDVNTVRSFIASADDLSQLTELPTINNRAIFAQGLNSSGEIVGNTFIDGTRNQFEAFYIDSNAAEPEVNLLGFFEPEFNHSQANDINNNGQVVGRALVSSPTLGEFAAFLYEGGEMKNLNELIACNTGWKLTEATAINDSGQIVGFGSIDGEVRAFRLDPTGGAVEECGTDNSRSGGGSFPYVMVALLALLGIRRKYS, from the coding sequence ATGAAGCTTTTAAAGACAAAAACTATACTTACACTAAGTTTATTAACAGTATTTTCGAACTTACAGGCTGCACCTTATGAAATTGTCGACCTGGGAGGGCTTGATGGTAATGCGAGCGTTGCGCGAGATATCAATGAAGCTGGGGTATCTGTTGGTTATGCAAACGGCCCTTTAAAAGATAATGGCTTTAGAACGTTTAATTCTCATGGCGTTCAGTTTGACGAATCAGGGAATATTGATTTTGGCGTTTTAACTGATGGGACGATCAGTGATGCATTTGGAATAAATGATGCGATGGTTGCTGTTGGCCTTTCAAATGAAATTTCTGAAGTTGAGGAAAATGGTGTTGTAGATACAGTATCAAGTAACTTTGCCGTTATTTTTGAAGGGGGCGTTGTTACTAAAATACCACCTAAAGATAGACTGAACGGAACAACTGCCTACGCCATCAACAATAATGGTCTTATATTGATTTCGGGTGATTACGATGTCGATCCGGAAGATGACACTGGGCCTGTAGAAAGAGGATTTGTTTACGATAGAAATAATGACACCTACTCAATGGCTATCCCTATTTCAGATGGTGCAAACAGAGCTTCTGCGCTAACGGACATTAATGATAGCAACCAAGTCATAGGTTTTTCTGTTGCGATTGTTAACGATGTTAATACCGTTAGGTCTTTTATTGCTTCAGCCGATGATTTAAGCCAACTAACGGAACTGCCAACTATTAATAATCGTGCAATTTTTGCCCAAGGCTTAAATTCCAGCGGTGAAATTGTAGGCAATACATTTATAGACGGCACAAGGAATCAGTTTGAGGCTTTTTATATTGATTCAAATGCTGCAGAGCCCGAAGTTAATTTGTTAGGATTCTTTGAGCCTGAGTTCAATCATTCACAAGCAAATGACATCAACAATAACGGGCAGGTAGTGGGACGTGCTTTAGTTTCATCACCTACGTTAGGTGAGTTTGCGGCCTTCCTTTACGAAGGTGGCGAGATGAAAAATTTAAATGAGTTAATTGCTTGTAATACCGGATGGAAACTCACAGAGGCTACTGCAATCAATGACTCCGGACAAATCGTTGGTTTTGGATCTATTGATGGGGAAGTTCGTGCATTCCGGCTAGATCCTACTGGTGGAGCTGTAGAAGAGTGTGGTACCGATAATTCACGTTCTGGCGGTGGGAGCTTCCCATACGTCATGGTAGCACTACTGGCGCTATTGGGGATTAGAAGAAAGTACAGTTAA